From Synoicihabitans lomoniglobus, the proteins below share one genomic window:
- a CDS encoding DUF1573 domain-containing protein: MRVRTIPSRPAWLILLGLAVVAEICRAGELSWEPRELTLDVALEQQVVQADFKATNLGADPVRIEEIVTSCGCMAVECESYTVAPAETVTVSVLFDVSDTVGSPQRRLVVKHTGREAHTDALSVLIRVPPGADLSREILTWDGPNDVTEKSLDITTAADLPLSRVWIEEPLATGRAVELRLTEVETSRHYRLYARPTDMADGQMHPVKVWLNYVNGAKKPRYVYLQMWGG; this comes from the coding sequence ATGAGAGTCCGGACGATACCTAGCAGGCCGGCCTGGCTGATCCTCCTCGGCCTCGCGGTCGTCGCGGAGATCTGTCGGGCGGGCGAGCTCTCGTGGGAGCCCCGCGAACTCACGCTGGACGTCGCCTTGGAGCAGCAGGTCGTGCAGGCCGACTTCAAGGCGACCAATTTGGGTGCAGATCCTGTTCGTATCGAAGAAATTGTGACGAGCTGCGGTTGTATGGCCGTCGAGTGCGAGAGCTACACGGTGGCACCTGCGGAGACGGTGACGGTGTCCGTGCTGTTTGACGTCAGTGACACCGTCGGATCCCCGCAGCGGCGGCTGGTGGTCAAGCACACCGGCCGTGAGGCCCATACGGACGCCCTGAGCGTGCTAATTCGGGTGCCGCCGGGCGCGGACCTGTCGCGCGAAATCCTCACGTGGGACGGGCCGAATGACGTGACGGAGAAATCGCTCGACATCACGACGGCGGCGGATCTGCCGCTTTCGCGGGTCTGGATCGAGGAGCCACTCGCCACCGGCCGGGCCGTGGAACTGCGGTTGACCGAAGTGGAGACGTCCCGGCATTACCGCCTCTACGCCCGGCCAACGGATATGGCGGACGGACAGATGCACCCGGTGAAGGTGTGGTTGAATTACGTGAACGGTGCGAAGAAGCCGCGCTACGTCTACCTGCAGATGTGGGGCGGCTAG
- a CDS encoding amidohydrolase family protein — translation MKSVVNIPSASPSRRVWLHVGTLLDGTSTTPARDAHVVYDSNRIHFVGTNGQQPPANAINSGQTAPDVVAPDAALLPGLIEAHAHLFLEGGELDFEKRSAYLKQSPDELLAAAQPRLAQLVTLGITAVRDAGDKDGVGLALSRQYKESSSASQVGRELARAPSRPLMPYLDSPGAAIHHEGRYGKFMGGTIEAHGSVEATVASRVAEGADRIKLLPTGIINFKKGLVTAKPQMDTAEVTAIVAAAKRHGRQTFAHSSGDLGIDHAIDGGVDSIEHGFFLRDDQLAKLRDRQIAWVPTFAPVQKQVDEAERMGWDEEIIGHLQRILDNHARTLVKAHEMGVLIIAGSDAGSVGVAHGLGFLWELELMERAGLPTHAVLNAATGVSAARLAYADPIGRIAVDHKPRLILTEAPVLDSVTHLRAPKTVIFDNQVVHHTADFDPTGL, via the coding sequence GTGAAATCTGTAGTTAATATCCCTTCCGCTTCTCCCTCTCGTCGTGTCTGGCTGCATGTGGGCACGCTGCTCGACGGCACCTCCACCACGCCCGCACGCGATGCCCACGTGGTCTACGATTCCAACCGTATCCACTTCGTCGGCACAAACGGACAACAACCGCCCGCCAACGCGATCAATTCCGGCCAAACCGCCCCCGATGTCGTCGCCCCTGATGCTGCGCTTCTGCCCGGCCTGATCGAAGCCCACGCCCACCTCTTCCTCGAAGGCGGCGAACTAGATTTCGAAAAACGCTCCGCCTACCTCAAGCAATCTCCCGACGAACTGCTCGCCGCCGCCCAACCGCGGCTCGCCCAACTGGTCACCCTCGGCATCACCGCCGTGCGCGACGCCGGCGACAAAGACGGCGTCGGTCTAGCCCTCAGCCGGCAATACAAAGAATCTAGCTCTGCCTCTCAGGTAGGCCGCGAGCTCGCTCGCGCTCCCTCCCGCCCGCTCATGCCCTACCTCGACAGCCCGGGCGCCGCCATCCACCACGAAGGCCGCTATGGCAAGTTCATGGGCGGCACCATCGAGGCCCACGGTTCCGTCGAAGCCACGGTCGCCTCCCGCGTCGCGGAAGGCGCCGACCGTATCAAGCTTCTCCCTACAGGTATCATCAACTTCAAGAAGGGCCTGGTCACCGCGAAGCCCCAAATGGACACCGCCGAGGTGACCGCCATCGTGGCCGCCGCCAAGCGCCATGGCCGCCAGACCTTCGCCCATTCCAGCGGCGACCTCGGCATCGACCACGCCATCGACGGCGGCGTCGACTCCATCGAGCACGGCTTCTTCCTGCGCGACGATCAACTTGCCAAACTCCGCGATCGCCAGATCGCCTGGGTGCCCACCTTCGCCCCCGTGCAAAAGCAGGTCGACGAAGCGGAGCGCATGGGCTGGGACGAAGAAATCATCGGCCACCTGCAACGCATCCTCGACAACCACGCCCGCACCCTCGTCAAAGCCCACGAAATGGGCGTGCTCATCATCGCCGGTAGCGATGCGGGTTCTGTCGGCGTCGCCCACGGCCTGGGTTTCCTGTGGGAACTCGAACTCATGGAACGCGCCGGCCTGCCGACCCACGCCGTCCTCAACGCCGCCACCGGCGTGAGCGCCGCCCGCCTCGCCTACGCCGACCCCATCGGCCGCATCGCCGTCGACCACAAGCCCCGCCTGATCCTCACCGAGGCCCCCGTCCTCGACAGCGTCACCCATCTCCGCGCCCCCAAGACGGTCATCTTCGACAATCAAGTCGTCCACCACACCGCGGACTTCGACCCCACCGGCCTCTGA
- a CDS encoding dihydropteroate synthase, producing MPSLNIIGELINNSYARARRAFTDRDVSGYQALAKSQADLGARYLTVNLDGTQRISVRQEEMFAFLPEVIPALQEVCSTPLAFDNPAVDYHRIALEHYDREKSGQPIINSLAASRERLDEMIDLVKGYDTNVIVMASEHFTPEGSAQCLDARDSHAATKHFVDLLINKADRKPDNIIVDVGLAPVGADTYGLINIGLDAMKLITADPDLQGVHFVVGLSNFAWGTPKGIREKLENAYLTIASQLGLDYALANPEKNPVPLDADDPLVDELRAALEQGRRQGDESQETAGFRQAEAIMAICAQGQSNDDDDWDD from the coding sequence GTGCCTTCCCTCAACATCATTGGTGAACTCATCAACAATTCCTACGCCCGCGCCCGCCGCGCATTCACCGATCGCGACGTATCCGGTTATCAAGCACTCGCCAAGTCCCAGGCCGACCTCGGCGCCCGCTACCTGACGGTCAACCTCGACGGCACGCAGCGCATTTCCGTCCGTCAGGAGGAGATGTTTGCCTTCCTCCCCGAGGTCATCCCGGCCTTGCAGGAGGTCTGCTCCACGCCGCTCGCGTTCGACAACCCGGCCGTCGACTACCACCGTATCGCGCTCGAGCATTACGACCGCGAGAAGAGCGGTCAGCCCATCATCAATTCCCTTGCCGCCTCGCGCGAACGGTTGGACGAAATGATCGACCTGGTGAAAGGCTACGACACCAACGTCATCGTCATGGCCTCCGAGCACTTCACCCCCGAAGGCAGCGCCCAGTGCCTCGACGCTCGAGACTCGCATGCCGCCACCAAACACTTCGTCGACCTGCTCATCAACAAGGCCGATCGCAAACCCGACAACATCATCGTCGACGTCGGCCTCGCGCCCGTCGGCGCCGACACCTACGGCCTCATTAACATCGGCCTCGATGCGATGAAACTCATCACCGCCGACCCCGATCTCCAAGGCGTGCACTTCGTCGTCGGTCTCTCCAATTTCGCCTGGGGCACCCCCAAGGGCATTCGCGAGAAACTCGAGAACGCCTACCTCACCATTGCGAGCCAACTCGGCCTCGACTACGCCCTCGCCAACCCGGAGAAAAACCCGGTCCCCCTCGACGCCGATGATCCGCTCGTGGACGAACTCCGCGCCGCCCTCGAACAAGGCCGCCGCCAAGGTGACGAATCCCAGGAAACCGCCGGTTTCCGCCAAGCCGAAGCCATCATGGCCATCTGCGCCCAAGGCCAATCCAACGATGACGACGACTGGGACGACTGA
- a CDS encoding virulence factor, producing MTDYALMNQYLYEGNGPKIAEMTQAAIDEGITAQEVLSKGLIAGMSVVGEDFKHNILYVPEVLIAARAMKSGMAVLKPLLAAGDAESGESSKTGTLMMGTVRGDLHDIGKNLVCMMAEGAGFEVVDIGVDQSVEKFMAAADACKPDIIGMSALLTTTMTYMKTVIDGFEADGRDVKFAIGGAPISQMFADEIGADGYGQDASSAVDLFLHFMGKGDAPKAKAAPAADAVPAADQPKGTQTTYQILYWQDLPSQIKASDEYTEVSIELPVAFVERIDAAAQRLGLTDAETYAAQFKWGDEQERDGDAATVAAAVQSELEAAAG from the coding sequence ATGACCGACTACGCCTTAATGAACCAATACCTCTACGAGGGAAACGGACCTAAAATTGCCGAGATGACTCAGGCCGCCATCGACGAGGGCATCACCGCTCAGGAGGTCCTCTCCAAAGGTCTCATCGCCGGCATGTCCGTCGTCGGCGAGGACTTCAAACACAACATCCTCTACGTCCCGGAAGTCCTCATCGCCGCCCGCGCCATGAAGTCCGGCATGGCCGTGCTCAAGCCCCTCCTCGCCGCGGGCGATGCCGAGTCCGGCGAATCCTCCAAGACCGGCACGCTCATGATGGGCACCGTCCGCGGTGACCTCCACGACATCGGCAAAAACCTCGTCTGCATGATGGCCGAGGGCGCCGGCTTCGAAGTCGTCGACATCGGCGTCGACCAGAGCGTCGAAAAATTCATGGCCGCCGCCGACGCGTGCAAACCCGACATCATCGGCATGAGCGCGTTGCTCACCACCACCATGACCTACATGAAGACCGTCATCGACGGCTTCGAGGCCGATGGTCGCGACGTAAAATTCGCCATCGGTGGCGCGCCCATCAGCCAGATGTTCGCCGACGAGATCGGCGCCGACGGCTACGGTCAGGACGCTTCCAGCGCGGTCGACCTGTTCCTCCACTTCATGGGCAAGGGCGATGCGCCCAAAGCCAAAGCTGCGCCCGCCGCCGACGCCGTTCCCGCCGCCGACCAGCCCAAGGGCACCCAGACGACCTACCAGATTCTTTACTGGCAGGACCTGCCCTCGCAGATCAAAGCCTCCGACGAATACACCGAGGTCAGCATCGAACTCCCGGTCGCCTTCGTCGAACGCATCGACGCCGCCGCCCAACGTCTCGGCCTCACCGACGCCGAAACCTACGCCGCCCAGTTCAAATGGGGTGACGAACAGGAACGCGACGGCGATGCCGCCACGGTCGCCGCCGCCGTCCAGTCCGAACTCGAAGCCGCCGCCGGCTAA
- a CDS encoding uroporphyrinogen decarboxylase family protein, with the protein MRPEQWEIFKKAAHGERLDNIPMAMIIDSPWIPGYCGVKHMDFFLDPQVWLDCHLKIHREFPDVIFVPGFWMEYGMAAEPSALGAKIKFWQDNTPSEYHGLFHIEDVDKLHEYEVEADAFMAMTLHRIRMQKQQVFDAGYIMPMVTARGPMCTAGFVRNTADFMLDLVDKPEYAHKLLDLSTRLIIDWLKAQHKAIGDCVEGIFILDDIVGFVNEDHYMEFCHPYLKRICDAFPEDWVKLYHNDADVEACMDHLPDVGFNVLNWGKQTDIEDVKFRIGDDMTLMGNVNPLEVGVRGTPEEVHAATMDVLNKSEGERIILSVGGGTSPGMPKANIEAMLSALNQYNAARNGT; encoded by the coding sequence ATGCGCCCCGAACAATGGGAAATTTTTAAGAAAGCCGCCCACGGCGAACGACTCGATAACATCCCGATGGCCATGATCATCGATAGCCCGTGGATCCCCGGCTACTGCGGAGTCAAACACATGGACTTCTTCCTCGATCCGCAGGTCTGGCTCGACTGCCACCTCAAGATCCACCGCGAATTCCCCGACGTTATCTTCGTGCCCGGCTTCTGGATGGAATACGGCATGGCCGCCGAACCCTCCGCCCTCGGAGCCAAGATCAAGTTCTGGCAGGACAACACCCCCTCCGAATACCACGGCCTCTTCCACATCGAGGACGTCGACAAACTCCACGAATACGAGGTCGAGGCCGACGCCTTCATGGCCATGACCCTGCACCGCATCCGCATGCAGAAACAGCAGGTCTTCGATGCCGGCTACATCATGCCCATGGTCACCGCGCGCGGCCCCATGTGCACGGCCGGGTTCGTCCGCAACACCGCCGACTTCATGCTCGATCTGGTCGATAAGCCCGAATACGCGCACAAGCTCCTCGACCTCTCCACCCGCCTCATCATCGACTGGCTCAAGGCTCAGCACAAAGCCATCGGCGACTGCGTCGAAGGCATCTTCATCCTCGACGACATTGTCGGCTTCGTGAACGAGGACCACTACATGGAGTTCTGCCACCCCTACCTGAAGCGCATCTGCGATGCCTTCCCCGAGGACTGGGTGAAACTCTACCACAACGACGCCGACGTCGAAGCCTGCATGGACCATCTCCCCGATGTCGGATTCAACGTCCTCAACTGGGGCAAGCAAACCGACATCGAAGACGTCAAATTCCGTATCGGCGACGACATGACGCTCATGGGCAACGTGAACCCGCTCGAAGTCGGCGTGCGCGGCACCCCCGAGGAAGTCCACGCCGCCACCATGGACGTCCTCAACAAGAGCGAAGGCGAACGCATCATCCTCTCCGTCGGCGGCGGCACCAGCCCCGGCATGCCCAAAGCCAACATCGAGGCCATGCTCTCCGCCCTCAACCAATACAACGCCGCCCGCAACGGCACCTAA
- a CDS encoding ASKHA domain-containing protein, with protein sequence MPRLHLNTHSIDVAADSTATLFDYAEKLGVKVPTSCRKQGKCKECIVEVTQGADLLSAPGEEEKHLSDGFRLSCRACIAASDGEIHCHTMRRGTLVVENQAYELPVHADGFTPDPTVTRDGERVLLDGHEIDRRPVTDALHGLAIDIGTTTVVIRLLNLESGELVASSSFENPQRFGGSDVMARIQYDTEDKSRSLQRTLSGYLSHAIEELPVDPTSIYEVVIAGNSTMRDMFFRLSVYTIGQSPYQSLTEHEMAAGKRDTTVLTATAKKLGLPVNPAARVYGMPIISGHVGADTAACMLAADIGNEDRLVAIMDIGTNTELILGNKHKVMAASCPAGPAFEGGQISCGMPGLPGAIEKVVMDDDDEFTCSVIGGGEAQGLCGSGLVSLLAELVRGDRMNRLGRFEYDDHELTVTGDVTFNEEDVNNLAQAKGANVAGLQIIFQQYGIKAEELDVFYLAGGFGKHLDLDASKRIGLIPDIPLEKIRQVGNAAVEGACIALLSKTKRAELEALVRRVEHCRLETDPNFFDVFVEGCQFAPIGSETPA encoded by the coding sequence GTGCCCCGCCTCCACCTCAACACCCACTCGATCGATGTCGCCGCCGACTCCACCGCGACGCTCTTCGACTACGCCGAAAAGCTCGGCGTCAAGGTGCCTACGTCCTGCCGCAAACAGGGCAAGTGCAAGGAGTGCATCGTCGAGGTCACCCAAGGCGCCGACCTGCTCTCCGCTCCCGGCGAGGAAGAGAAACACCTGTCCGACGGCTTCCGCCTCTCCTGTCGCGCCTGCATCGCCGCCAGCGACGGCGAGATCCACTGCCACACCATGCGGCGGGGCACCCTCGTCGTCGAAAACCAAGCCTACGAACTTCCCGTCCACGCCGACGGTTTCACGCCCGATCCCACCGTCACGCGCGACGGCGAACGCGTCCTCCTCGATGGCCACGAGATCGATCGCCGACCGGTAACCGACGCCCTGCACGGCCTCGCCATCGACATCGGCACCACCACCGTCGTCATCCGCCTGCTCAATCTCGAGTCGGGCGAACTCGTCGCCTCCTCCTCGTTCGAAAACCCGCAACGCTTCGGCGGGTCCGACGTCATGGCGCGCATCCAATACGACACCGAAGACAAGTCGCGCTCCCTCCAACGCACCCTTTCCGGCTACCTCTCTCACGCCATCGAGGAACTGCCCGTCGATCCTACCTCCATCTACGAGGTCGTCATCGCCGGCAACTCCACCATGCGCGACATGTTCTTCCGCCTGTCCGTCTACACCATCGGCCAGAGCCCCTACCAATCGCTCACCGAACACGAGATGGCCGCGGGCAAGCGCGACACCACCGTGCTCACCGCCACCGCCAAAAAACTCGGCCTCCCGGTCAATCCGGCCGCTCGCGTTTACGGCATGCCCATCATCAGCGGTCACGTCGGTGCTGACACCGCCGCCTGCATGCTCGCCGCCGACATCGGCAACGAGGACCGCCTCGTCGCCATCATGGACATCGGCACCAACACCGAGCTTATCCTCGGCAACAAACACAAGGTCATGGCCGCCTCCTGCCCCGCCGGTCCGGCCTTCGAAGGCGGCCAGATTTCCTGCGGTATGCCCGGTCTCCCCGGTGCCATCGAAAAGGTCGTCATGGATGACGACGACGAGTTTACCTGCTCCGTCATCGGCGGCGGCGAAGCCCAGGGGCTCTGCGGTTCCGGCCTCGTCTCCCTGCTTGCCGAACTCGTGCGCGGTGACCGCATGAACCGCCTCGGTCGTTTCGAATACGACGACCACGAACTCACCGTCACCGGCGACGTCACCTTCAACGAAGAAGACGTCAACAACCTCGCCCAAGCCAAAGGCGCCAACGTCGCCGGCCTGCAAATCATCTTCCAACAATACGGCATCAAGGCCGAGGAACTCGACGTGTTCTATCTCGCCGGCGGCTTCGGCAAACACCTCGACCTCGACGCCTCCAAACGCATCGGCCTCATCCCCGACATCCCCCTCGAAAAAATCCGCCAAGTCGGCAACGCCGCCGTCGAAGGCGCCTGCATTGCCCTGCTCTCGAAAACCAAACGCGCTGAACTCGAAGCCCTCGTCCGTCGCGTCGAACACTGCCGCCTCGAAACCGACCCCAACTTCTTCGACGTCTTCGTCGAAGGCTGCCAATTCGCCCCCATCGGCAGCGAAACCCCCGCCTGA
- a CDS encoding mannonate dehydratase, whose protein sequence is MKLGLGLYRHMLTPENLAFARQAGATHIVGHMVDYFRGGQHAHAEDQPTGTDRGWGLAGDPDALWTVAELSQIRREVEAADLKLEAIENFDPAHWHDILLDGPLRERHIENVKTLIRHVGEAGIPIIGYNFSIAGVAGRTTGPYARGGAPSVGMEGPYDLPMTKGMAWNMVVDDTAPPEPIAPISPAQLWDRLERFLNEVLPVAEAAGVTLAAHPDDPPTPTVRGTPRLVYQPSLYQKLIDINPSPANTLEFCVGSLAEMTEGDIYDTVETYARQNRLGYVHLRNVVGKVPTYKESFIDDGDIDVLRVMRILHDCDFDGVVIPDHAPQMSCAAPWHAGMAYALGFMAAGLKTLK, encoded by the coding sequence ATGAAACTCGGTCTCGGCCTCTACCGGCACATGCTCACGCCCGAAAACCTCGCCTTCGCCCGACAGGCTGGGGCCACCCACATCGTGGGTCACATGGTCGACTATTTTCGCGGCGGCCAACACGCCCACGCCGAAGATCAGCCGACGGGAACCGATCGCGGCTGGGGCCTCGCCGGCGATCCCGATGCCCTCTGGACCGTCGCCGAACTCTCCCAAATCCGCCGCGAGGTGGAGGCCGCCGACCTCAAGCTCGAAGCCATTGAAAACTTCGATCCGGCGCACTGGCACGACATCCTCCTCGATGGCCCCCTCCGCGAGCGCCACATCGAGAACGTCAAGACGCTCATCCGCCATGTGGGCGAAGCCGGCATCCCCATCATCGGTTACAACTTTTCCATCGCCGGCGTCGCCGGTCGCACCACCGGGCCCTACGCTCGCGGCGGTGCTCCTTCCGTGGGTATGGAAGGCCCCTACGATCTGCCCATGACCAAAGGCATGGCGTGGAACATGGTCGTCGACGACACCGCTCCTCCCGAGCCCATCGCCCCGATCTCCCCCGCCCAGCTTTGGGACCGGCTCGAACGCTTTCTCAACGAGGTTCTCCCCGTGGCCGAAGCTGCCGGCGTCACACTCGCGGCCCACCCCGACGACCCGCCCACCCCGACCGTGCGCGGCACCCCGCGTCTCGTCTACCAGCCGTCACTTTACCAGAAGCTCATCGATATCAATCCGAGCCCGGCCAACACCCTGGAATTCTGCGTCGGCTCCCTCGCCGAGATGACCGAGGGCGACATTTACGACACGGTCGAAACCTACGCCCGCCAAAACCGCCTCGGCTACGTCCACCTGCGCAACGTCGTGGGCAAAGTGCCGACCTACAAAGAGTCTTTCATCGACGACGGCGACATCGATGTCCTGCGCGTCATGCGCATCCTCCACGACTGCGATTTCGACGGCGTGGTCATCCCTGATCACGCCCCCCAAATGAGCTGCGCCGCCCCCTGGCACGCCGGCATGGCCTACGCCCTCGGCTTCATGGCGGCCGGCCTAAAAACCCTCAAATAA
- a CDS encoding MASE1 domain-containing protein, which produces MPDLDQPLGTSPVSRNWPRSLPLQLCCAGLGYFLCASVSGYFATWAGLWSFFWLPAGWYLGLLIITPKRHWLHVVVATGLADAVFNVMGNPWPLSYLLIGHLGNSASAVLGAYLIERFVARPPTFAKIRELGWTIILGGALALLISASIGAALMVLANPSQSYGVRWLQWYAMDLLGVILLTPLMLVWTRSSPTWSRDFGPRFWVEGLALMAGMLITLSASFLYSWPKQAESIYLAMPFVIWSGIRFGRHGATLVILVAATITHVYATHGYGAIGSSTLSDFEKSAEMLVSIGVFTFVGLLPAIVYAAQRQSEARTRESEERYALAAQGSSAGIFDWDITSGAVYTSERCRQLLDYGPEHADAFPRDYGGFKSLIHSDDLGTMLTAMEDHFADPTAPFSVDLRMIPRAGEARWFTMRAAALCHPGERPHRLAGSIVDVTDRKNLEAQLQQAGKMELIGQLAGGVAHDFNNILAAMMLNLEMLEIDLPPEDENDATLTDLRALTKRAAKLTEQLLMFARRRHIEPKVFELNASLQECARMLQRLIPENIDFAVFFHPTELRVSAEASLIDQVVINICINACDAMPAGGRLRLSTSLVNYHTAIGNQAPESRDGDFCCIRIADNGHGMPPETIDRIFEPFFTTKEPGHGTGLGLASSHGIIVQHGGWIELDSTVGKGTEFRVYLPQCDLPPAETALANPEPIRTGTERVLLVEDDDSVRRASASIVRSLGYVVIEAPNADQALQLWNVQSGRFDLLLTDMVMPGRYSGLELGRRLRERQPQLKVLLSSGYSSEIMNAEALEEKDFAFIAKPFDRRTLANSMRALLD; this is translated from the coding sequence GTGCCTGATCTTGATCAGCCCTTGGGGACTTCACCGGTCTCCCGCAACTGGCCTCGTTCGCTCCCTCTGCAACTCTGCTGCGCGGGGTTGGGCTACTTCCTGTGCGCCAGCGTCTCGGGATACTTTGCGACGTGGGCCGGGCTGTGGTCGTTTTTTTGGCTCCCCGCCGGATGGTATCTGGGCTTGCTGATCATCACGCCCAAACGGCATTGGTTGCACGTGGTGGTGGCCACCGGTCTCGCGGACGCGGTCTTCAACGTCATGGGCAACCCGTGGCCTCTCTCCTACTTGTTGATCGGGCATTTGGGCAATTCGGCCTCCGCGGTCCTCGGGGCTTATCTCATCGAGCGTTTCGTGGCTCGACCGCCAACGTTTGCCAAAATCCGCGAACTGGGCTGGACCATCATCCTGGGTGGCGCGCTTGCGCTGCTCATTTCGGCTTCGATCGGTGCGGCGCTCATGGTCCTGGCCAATCCGAGCCAAAGCTACGGGGTGCGTTGGCTGCAGTGGTATGCGATGGATCTGCTGGGGGTGATCCTGCTCACGCCGCTCATGTTGGTTTGGACGAGATCGAGCCCCACGTGGTCGCGGGATTTTGGCCCGCGCTTTTGGGTCGAGGGACTCGCGCTCATGGCGGGCATGCTGATCACCCTGAGCGCATCGTTCCTCTATTCCTGGCCCAAGCAGGCGGAGTCGATCTACCTGGCCATGCCATTCGTGATCTGGAGTGGGATCCGTTTCGGCCGCCATGGCGCGACGTTGGTCATTCTGGTCGCCGCGACGATCACCCACGTGTATGCCACCCATGGCTACGGTGCGATCGGCAGCAGCACGTTGAGCGACTTTGAAAAAAGCGCCGAGATGCTGGTCAGCATTGGTGTCTTCACGTTCGTCGGACTGCTCCCCGCCATCGTCTACGCGGCGCAACGCCAAAGCGAGGCGCGCACGCGCGAGAGCGAAGAGCGTTACGCGCTCGCCGCCCAAGGCTCCTCCGCCGGGATCTTCGATTGGGACATCACTTCCGGGGCCGTTTACACGTCCGAACGCTGTCGGCAGTTGCTGGACTACGGGCCGGAACACGCCGATGCATTTCCGCGGGACTACGGGGGCTTCAAGAGCCTGATCCATTCCGACGATCTGGGCACCATGCTCACGGCCATGGAAGACCACTTTGCCGATCCCACGGCCCCGTTTTCCGTCGACTTGCGGATGATACCACGGGCGGGCGAAGCGCGCTGGTTTACGATGCGGGCGGCCGCACTGTGCCATCCAGGTGAACGCCCTCACCGTCTCGCCGGCTCCATCGTCGACGTCACCGACCGCAAGAACCTGGAGGCGCAGCTGCAACAGGCCGGCAAGATGGAACTGATCGGGCAACTTGCCGGCGGCGTCGCCCACGACTTCAACAACATCCTCGCGGCGATGATGCTGAACCTCGAAATGCTCGAGATCGATCTGCCGCCCGAGGACGAAAATGACGCCACCTTGACGGATCTGCGCGCCTTGACCAAACGCGCCGCCAAGTTGACCGAACAGCTGCTGATGTTCGCCCGTCGGCGCCACATCGAACCCAAGGTTTTCGAGCTCAATGCCTCGTTGCAGGAATGCGCCCGCATGCTGCAACGGCTGATCCCGGAGAATATTGATTTTGCCGTTTTCTTCCACCCCACCGAGCTACGGGTCTCGGCCGAAGCGTCCCTGATCGATCAGGTCGTCATCAACATCTGTATCAATGCCTGCGATGCGATGCCCGCGGGGGGACGTCTGCGCCTGTCCACCAGCCTCGTGAACTACCATACCGCGATCGGAAACCAGGCCCCGGAATCCCGCGACGGCGATTTCTGCTGCATCCGCATAGCGGACAACGGTCACGGTATGCCGCCCGAAACCATCGATCGCATCTTTGAACCGTTTTTTACCACCAAGGAACCGGGCCACGGCACCGGACTCGGATTGGCTTCATCGCACGGCATCATCGTGCAACACGGCGGCTGGATCGAACTCGATAGCACCGTGGGAAAAGGCACCGAGTTTCGCGTCTACCTGCCGCAATGTGATCTCCCTCCGGCCGAAACCGCGCTCGCCAACCCCGAGCCGATCCGAACCGGAACCGAACGCGTGCTGCTCGTCGAAGACGACGATTCCGTGCGTCGAGCCTCCGCCTCCATCGTTCGCAGCCTCGGCTATGTCGTGATTGAAGCCCCCAACGCCGATCAAGCCCTTCAACTCTGGAACGTGCAATCCGGCCGGTTCGACCTCCTGCTCACCGACATGGTCATGCCCGGCCGTTACAGTGGGCTGGAACTCGGGCGCCGCCTACGCGAACGCCAACCCCAGCTCAAAGTCCTGCTTTCCAGCGGTTACAGCTCCGAAATCATGAACGCCGAGGCTCTGGAAGAAAAAGACTTCGCCTTCATCGCCAAGCCCTTTGATCGCAGAACGTTGGCCAACTCCATGCGCGCTCTGCTCGACTGA